From the Nerophis ophidion isolate RoL-2023_Sa linkage group LG18, RoL_Noph_v1.0, whole genome shotgun sequence genome, one window contains:
- the si:ch211-229d2.5 gene encoding zona pellucida-like domain-containing protein 1, with product MAVISFLVLTSLCIAGPEALSLSDCGTHARRPEYTDIAVMCGTSAIDLAIQICPVVYTGYNESLLILNRIMGGSDCQGMLDASVVPPVVRFSFPILEGNACGSNFLTTSAPGTGIFSDFSNIQTVNVSGVVRSYDPTIGTITYNTELKYFYSCAYPLEYLINNTQVDVSSSSIALKDNNGSFISTLSMTLYQDENYTTPLIMPPQGVELRKKIYVEVIASNLTSQYYVLLDRCYASVSPHPNNSTFFNLFVSCSIDQLTTILENGDSQKARFHFSAFRFIEQQNETISTYYLHCITRLCEPSTCSSFKQCNGRRKRTVETTVVKDSIAEPSVLTVPIKARTDSPLSTKDRLLNTVQTSAGGSASVGLGIAVAVLVVMSVTAIVTATTFYRKLKRLS from the exons ATGGCTGTAATCAGCTTCCTCGTCCTGACGTCCTTGTGTATCGCGGGCCCGGAGGCCCTCAGTTTATCCGACTGCGGCACGCACGCCAGACGACCCG AATACACGGATATTGCAGTGATGTGCGGCACATCCGCCATTGACCTGGCCATCCAGATCTGCCCGGTTGTCTACACCGGATACAACGAGAGCCTACTGATCCTCAACCGTATCATGGGCGGTTCAGACTGTCAGGGTATGCTCGACGCATCTGTGGTGCCCCCGGTGGTGAGATTCAGCTTCCCCATCCTGGAGGGAAACGCCTGCGGGAGTAATTTCCTT ACTACAAGCGCACCGGGGACAGGAATATTCTCCGACTTCTCCAACATCCAAACAGTCAACGTCAGTGGGGTGGTGCGATCGTACGACCCCACTATTGGAACAATCACCTACAACACCGAGCTGAAATATTTCTACTCGTGCGCCTACCCTCTGGAGTacctcatcaacaacacccaagtgGATGT GTCTTCCTCCTCCATTGCCTTGAAAGACAACAATGGAAGCTTCATCAGCACCCTCAGCATGACTTTGTACCAG GATGAAAACTACACCACGCCCCTCATCATGCCACCGCAAGGCGTGGAGCTGCGAAAGAAGATCTACGTGGAGGTCATTGCCTCCAACCTGACGTCGCA GTACTACGTGCTTCTGGACCGCTGCTACGCTTCGGTGTCCCCGCATCCGAACAACTCCACCTTCTTTAATCTCTTTGTCTC GTGCTCCATTGACCAGCTGACCACCATCCTGGAGAACGGCGACAGCCAAAAGGCCCGCTTCCACTTTTCGGCGTTCCGTTTCATCGAGCAGCAGAACGAGACCATCTCCACCTACTATCTCCATTGCATCACTCGACTGTGCGAGCCCAGCACTTGCAGCAGCTTCAAG CAATGCAACGGGAGGAGGAAAAGGACCGTGGAGACGACTGTGGTGAAGGACAGCATCGCTGAACCGTCTGTGCTCACCGTGCCGATAAAAGCCAGGACCGAT TCTCCACTGAGTACCAAAGACAGACTTTTGAATACAGtacagaccagtg caggtgg GAGCGCCTCGGTCGGCCTGGGGATCGCCGTCGCCGTCCTTGTTGTCATGTCCGTGACGGCCATTGTGACGGCCACGACTTTCTATCGAAAGCTGAAGCGGCTCAGCTAG